A single genomic interval of Scylla paramamosain isolate STU-SP2022 chromosome 12, ASM3559412v1, whole genome shotgun sequence harbors:
- the LOC135105579 gene encoding cuticle protein AM1199-like: MKTVLLVCLAAAALASPQFSRFPSRFSTRRFQTFSAPLPTPAPRIDYRPIAILRDERENYGDGNFRYEFETENGIRVNALGTPGFRGQSNIRGSYSYPLPNGGFAEVNYVADENGYRAESPLIPTPHPLPAHAIEQIRIAEEQRRRGITWE; encoded by the exons ATGAAGACT GTACTCCTCGTGTGCCTGGCCGCCGCTGCCCTGGCCTCCCCTCAGTTCAGTCGCTTCCCTTCCCGCTTCTCCACCCGCCGCTTCCAGACCTTCTCCGCTCCCCTGCCCACCCCGGCGCCCAGGATCGACTACCGCCCCATCGCCATCCTGAGAGACGAGCGCGAGAACTACGGCGATGGCAACTTCCGCTACGAGTTCGAGACCGAGAACGGCATTAGAGTGAACGCCCTCGGCACTCCAGGATTCCGCGGCCAGAGCAACATCCGGGGTTCCTACAG CTACCCTCTTCCTAATGGTGGGTTCGCTGAGGTGAACTACGTGGCTGATGAGAACGGCTACCGCGCTGAGTCCCCGCTGATCCCCAcgccccaccccctccccgccCACGCCATCGAGCAGATCCGCATCGCCGAGGAGCAGCGCCGACGAGGCATCACCTGGGAGTAA